From Brassica oleracea var. oleracea cultivar TO1000 chromosome C3, BOL, whole genome shotgun sequence, a single genomic window includes:
- the LOC106328154 gene encoding protein COLD-REGULATED 15B, chloroplastic-like, with product MAMSFSGAVLSGINSSFPSGVAKQSGVGAVRFGRKTELVVVAQRKKSLIYAEKGDGNILDDINEATKRGSDYVTDKTKEALKDGEKAKDYVDEKNDEAKDTALDEAQKVLDYVKEKGNEAGEAKDTTKA from the exons ATGGCGATGTCATTCTCAGGAGCTGTTCTCAGTGGGATTAATTCTTCTTTCCCCAGCGGCGTAGCCAAGCAGAGCGGCGTTGGCGCCGTCAGATTTGGCCGGAAAACTGAGCTCGTTGTCGTCGCTCAGCGCAAGAAGTCGTTGATCTACGCCGAGAAAGGTGATGGAAACATTCTCGATGACATCAATGAGGCCAC AAAGAGAGGTTCAGATTACGTGACAGACAAGACAAAGGAGGCGTTGAAAGATGGAGAGAAAGCAAAAGACTACGTTGATGAGAAAAACGATGAAGCCAAAGACACTGCATTGGATGAAGCTCAGAAAGTTTTGGATTATGTGAAGGAAAAAGGAAACGAAGCAGGAGAGGCTAAGGACACCACAAAGGCATGA